From the genome of Tachypleus tridentatus isolate NWPU-2018 chromosome 6, ASM421037v1, whole genome shotgun sequence:
tcctgtagttctatttCCACAGCAGATAATTTTGTAACCAAAAATTTGAGAATTGGACAgccatcattgatcacatcaaccatgaatttGGCATCAACcatgccaagttgagagtttgtagatgattcattatatcagtaaggaacatcaACCATCTTTAAACCCAagtcctcctgtagttctatttCCACAGCAGATAATTTTGTAACCAAAATTTGAGAATTGGACAgccatcattgatcacatcaaccatgaatttGGCATCAACcatgccaagttgagagtttgtagatgattcattatatcagtaaggaacatcaACCATCTTTAAACCCAagtcctcctgtagttctatttCCACAGCAGATAATTTTGTAACCAAAAATTTGAGAATTGGACAgccatcattgatcacatcaaccatgaatttGGCATCAACcatgccaagttgagagtttgtagatgattcattatatcagtaaggaacatcaACCATCTTTAAACCCAagtcctcctgtagttctatttCCACAGCAGATAATTTTGTAACCAAAAATTTGAGAATTGGACAgccatcattgatcacatcaaccatgaatagATTTACAAGAGAGGCGAAGCAGGACTTCAGCTTCTGCAAATCCTCAAACCTGTCTAGGAAACTATCAAGCAGTCCctgtattttatctttgtattcttccagtttgtggtatatttcaatatcagggaatgtatttactctccttttgagattgggaaagtaactgaagtttcttgacaatatgtctctttgaaaaagtcttattttattctgaaagctgaaaattgtctgagtaagatcagaaacaatcgtATCCTTCTCATGGaatgccaagttgagagtttgtagatgattcattatatcagtaaggaacattataTCTTGCATCCATTTATCATTTCCCAGTTGAgaatagaatcttttcttttcttcaagtaaaataacaatagGTTCCAACAGCTCCACAAACCTATTCAGACATCCACAAacagacatcactgggtttatcttcaagcacCAGTTcttgaataaaatgtttgaactgtcggtgggtcttcccatttaagcCTATGAAATTgacttaaatttcataacatcttcttACTTTAAGTATCTGTGTtcacaattaataaataatacaacagaCATGGAGAAACTCTAAAAaactgggatcacttttcataagtgcaattaatcctgcattttttcccaccattgcaggtgctccatctgttgcaataGCGACGAGTTTACCCAGTGAAATATTAGCATTTGTTACGGCTCTGTTAAGCGCATTTTTAAAGTCAACACCAGAGTTCTTTTTTTAGtgccactaagtccaacatctcttctttcacaattacatcagaggaaacataacgaacaaatacCACCAGTTGTgcgttgtcttgtatgtctgtagattcatcAAGGGCTAagcaagggaattctttaaatcattttgcattttgcctgcaacatcagcactgatgTGGGAGATATATCTCTGTTGTGTggcgtgaagctggtgtttgtgctattagtcgctgacgttttgtgttatttggatctaataCTGCAACAAGTTTAGCTATATTTTTCTtgacaaattcaccatcagaatatgggcgTTTAGCACGAGCAATATACCATGATATAtcaaaactagcttcagtcatTGTATCAACTTTCTTactgaacgttgtcaacagtgtctACTGGCTATTTAGTGATGGTTTTAATACAGTTAACCTGTTTTCTCCTGTAATTCTGATTTAGATGAATAATCAGACGAAAAGTTTtggtgatttgtttcatagtggagtttcaagttactggctttgtaatgtcTGAGTAACACGTTGCAGATAAGACACTgaggtttacctcctttaacggtgagtgcaaaatcttcctcccacTCTGGTTTAAAAtcttctgttttcatcttcatactttcgcctcttacaatttgatgacacTATCTTCCTTCACAGAATTTTCACAGACGCttctaaaaaacaaagtaaaagaaaCAGTAAGCTCCAACAAGCGCaacgcaaccaaactctacaCCGCCCAGTATCACCCTAACACTCCGCTAAtttcactgcccgcaacacagccacacacgtCACAATCCCGCGATCGCAAGTCATGCTCACGAAAACTAACATTATCGGAACcggcttgtacgattactgattaTCCAGTAAAATTCCTCCgtaatccttgctgatccgaaatttctttaatccccAACTCAAATCTATCATTAAAATAAGGATTTAAATTCTtgaatatatttactcaccatgaacattaaacttacgttttaatccagtgaataattataaagcttgaattttttttatttattctttatattaattgttatgcAAAAAGGAGTTCAGCCAACATAATTCCGCGAGCCACACATTATATGAGAAAGAGCCACATGTGGCTCGCGAGCCACGGTTTGACCACCCCTGTTTTAGACTAAAGTCTACAACATTTATGATAGATATGAAATAAGGATTTAAGAACACTGAAAAAATAGAATTGATTTTACGTCGTTTTACAGTCAATAACGAGATAAAtaacaaatgaatacattcattGTTCTACTTTGTAACAGTATTCAGAAAAACATTAAACTCAATTAGTAAATCGACGGCATACAAATCTGCAGCATATTGATTgacaaaatactgttttattcaatattttatctattatgtTGTTTATTCTTTGGGAACAAAACTTTTATATCTTGAAAGttgaattttcaaaatgaaatccAACTACCGAAGGGAATgttaaaaaatcattaattttctaATTCCCTTTGCAATCTGATAAATAACATGTCTTTGTAATCAAGTTACAACTAGTTTTTctgtgaaatgtttattttttgtaaaattgtaataatttcagGTCATGTGATGTTGCCATTTCCTTACATTTTAGTTTGACTGATTTTAGATTAATTTTCAAATGAtcttgaatattttcatttaaaatattattttcttattttctgtacAGCTTCGGCCAATGGACGTCAACCATGATTCCAGCACAGGGACAGAGGCCAAGGAGAACTCGTCCTTTGGCGCTTTTCTTCAGACTGGTCGTACTGGTCGACGAAACGCTGTACCGGACATACGCAGTCAGGAGAGTCATGCAGGCGTAACTTTACTCACAGAAGATATGCAGAAGATGTCATGTTCAGGTCGGTTTTAGCTATTTGatattatgtatgttattttataaaaagaagagcattttgtttgaaattgtaGGCGAGGTAGTAAGCTAGATAATATGGGCGTTTTATTATAATGCTACATTTTATGGAAAACGAACAATTATTGGCAAGAAGTCTTAGACAAAAAATGAGAGAAAGGGAGAATACACAAATtgtgatgttttaaattaatcagCTTATatacttgttgaaatgtgttttAGATGTTTTGATTAGCATAGCTTTTGAgtgtttaatgtataaaaatcaaGAACTCTTGAAAAATGTTCATTGGAAAAATGGCGATATGTAATGTTTTACTCTAACctctttatttgtatatataatagtttaacacagtggcatatttaggtaggggctagaggatGTTAAGCCCCAGTGCCTGTAGTCTTAATGTAAGTCTAtcgataattttattctatataaaattatatgggatgtagggcccacaaaacCTTAAATCCGCTACTTGTTTAACATCTGGTGTACCTAAAGGATTTAACTAAACACAAATTtaattgaaacttatcacacaaTATTTTAAGTAGATACGTAGCACCTTTATCTTCATTTGATCATATGGCTCTTTCACCTTTAATCAGTTAATCGGTCACATATGCAGTTGAGCGTAGTGTTTGCTCagtgaaatattttggaaaaaaacaaaccccTTTTGAAACTTAAGAACGCTATAGAAAGATTAAACCGAAAAACATCAAGAAAAATAGGCTACAGTAGaacacatacatacaaaacaatatataaaatactcAAATCGCACACCCACCATTTCGCGTCGAGCGTTTGTCAAAATGTTCCAGTATGTTTCAGAACGCAAAAAAGCTTTCTTAACCTAAACATCTGTAACTCCATATCAAGAAATAATAGTGTCGACCATACTTCTTCTTTCTTTCGTGTACGACTTCTGATAAAATCAGTTTTATGAATATGTTAGTGTACTTAGCagtacattttttatattgtgGCATATCTtcctttacttgttttatttattgtaagttaTTCTTTACGATAAAAAGATGACATACACTACTCACATATTCGTATGTACAATATTGGAAATAATTAAGGAAACGCACAGATGATACACgtaaaagtgtaataaaacaatagGTAATTACAACTGAATAGTTCAAATCATCATTACTAGAATAAATTCTTAGGTAAAATATCAAAAACCGGATAAGTCGTGTTATGCACGAGGTATCTATTTTCTGTAAATACAGCAGAAAACCTCTTTATGTACTATCATAAATTTAAGCAATTTACGATTATGAAATATTGTTCCAAATGTCCCGTATTACTTCCCGCAATTCAGCCATGTTAGTTGGTTTTTCATTTGACCCTTTTTACTTTCCATATAAGTTCATAAAGCTTCACCAATATTCATATAGAGACTTTGTACAGATCAAGTCAcggttagttgtaatctatgttcTAACTTCTTCCACGTATCGCTTGCTTTGGATCACTCTTTTTCTACAAGATGAATCCATGCCTATCTGGGAATGAAAGGATGGATAATAATCGAATCGTACTGTCTGTAGTTAGAATGTAATCAATTTTATGTAGATATCCAACATTGTTGGCTTAAATGCAACCAATATTTGTACTGTCTACCAGCATGcttcattaaatgtattttgacaGCGATA
Proteins encoded in this window:
- the LOC143252913 gene encoding cAMP-dependent protein kinase inhibitor gamma-like, producing MDVNHDSSTGTEAKENSSFGAFLQTGRTGRRNAVPDIRSQESHAGVTLLTEDMQKMSCSDQPEGATGGIEQPSSSTLPSTKSSESSSKS